One genomic segment of Scophthalmus maximus strain ysfricsl-2021 chromosome 3, ASM2237912v1, whole genome shotgun sequence includes these proteins:
- the tmem9 gene encoding transmembrane protein 9 produces MSSGRGASWTFIPTAAVTVFLLNAVVVAEAKNFEDVRCKCICPPYRNITGHIYNRNVTQKDCNCLHVVEPMPVPGHDVEAYCLLCECKYEERSSNTIKVTIIIYLSVVGALLLYMLFLLLVDPLIRKHDTYTQPLHNEEDSEEMRPQVDNSQAKGNTVLERVEGAQQRWKKQVQEQRKTVFDRHKMLS; encoded by the exons ATGTCGTCCGGTCGTGGAGCATCGTGGACTTTCATCCCGACCGCGGCGGTGACCGTGTTTCTGCTCaacgctgttgttgttgcagaggCGAAG AACTTTGAGGATGTTCGCTGCAAGTGCATCTGCCCTCCGTACAGAAACATCACTGGCCACATCTATAACCGAAATGTGACCCAGAAGGATTG TAACTGCCTTCATGTAGTGGAGCCCATGCCGGTGCCTGGCCATGATGTTGAGGCTTACTGCCTGTTGTGTGAGTGCAAGTATGAGGAACGAAGCAGCAACACCATCAAG GTAACCATCATCATTTACCTGTCTGTTGTGGGTGCACTGCTGCTCTACATGCTGTTCCTGCTCCTGGTGGATCCTCTTATCCGCAAACACGACACCTACACCCAGCCTCTGCACAATGAGGAGGACTCTGAG GAGATGCGTCCGCAGGTGGACAACAGCCAGGCGAAAGGAAACACAGTTCTGGAGCGGGTTGAGGGAGCACAGCAGCGCTGGAAAAAGCAGGTCCAGGAACAACGCAAGACGGTTTTTGACCGCCACAAGATGCTTAGTTAA